A single window of Methanoculleus oceani DNA harbors:
- a CDS encoding Rpp14/Pop5 family protein: MKPRPPAMRAKRRYILARILPYGVTMDQKQVYLSVIEAATSLWGDAAVGLAQPAVVFCDGGYVVVRCRRGTEKDIATALATVNAIADERAALRTVATSGTIHALRRRMKPILPVSEAGEVKLGETYFAVYRYPRQKVDLVEKGIKHQKSLFFTESDLEER; encoded by the coding sequence ATGAAGCCGAGACCCCCGGCAATGCGGGCAAAGCGGCGTTATATCCTGGCGCGGATCCTCCCGTACGGGGTGACAATGGACCAGAAGCAGGTGTACCTCTCGGTCATCGAGGCCGCGACCTCCCTCTGGGGCGATGCGGCCGTTGGTCTTGCACAGCCGGCGGTGGTCTTCTGCGACGGGGGGTACGTTGTCGTCCGGTGCCGGCGAGGAACGGAGAAGGATATCGCCACCGCTCTTGCAACGGTCAACGCGATCGCCGACGAGCGGGCCGCACTCCGGACGGTCGCCACCTCCGGGACCATCCATGCACTGAGACGCCGGATGAAACCGATCCTGCCCGTTTCCGAGGCCGGAGAAGTGAAGCTCGGGGAAACTTATTTTGCGGTGTACCGCTATCCCCGTCAAAAGGTTGATTTGGTTGAAAAAGGTATTAAGCATCAGAAGTCATTGTTTTTCACCGAATCCGATTTGGAGGAACGATAA
- a CDS encoding RNase P subunit p30 family protein — protein MKITDASIHPYPAGDSTLARMTVEAAGLGFDSVVAIGDVGRQSPGVEVLRGAVIGAASHKEVLRQVRDPAVRRADVVFVNAGEISFNRAVVAVKEVHVVRNIHATRRNAFDHVAARSAAEHGVAVDISMAPIIHLRGTKRQRALQRYADILSLQRRYGFPLTISSGARSILEQRSVREVRGLCALFGMTGAEVSEALSSVDRIVEPHRPVRVVR, from the coding sequence ATGAAGATCACAGACGCCAGTATACATCCCTATCCTGCCGGTGACTCGACGCTTGCACGGATGACGGTCGAGGCAGCAGGGCTCGGGTTCGACAGCGTCGTCGCTATCGGAGATGTCGGGCGTCAGTCTCCCGGCGTCGAGGTTCTCCGGGGTGCCGTGATCGGTGCTGCATCCCATAAGGAGGTCCTCAGGCAGGTGCGCGACCCCGCCGTCCGGCGTGCCGACGTGGTCTTCGTCAACGCAGGGGAGATCTCCTTCAACCGGGCCGTTGTCGCGGTCAAAGAGGTGCACGTCGTCAGGAACATCCATGCCACCCGGAGGAACGCCTTCGATCACGTCGCCGCACGGTCGGCGGCGGAGCACGGCGTGGCGGTGGATATCTCGATGGCTCCCATCATCCACCTCCGCGGGACGAAGCGCCAGAGGGCGCTGCAGCGGTACGCGGATATTCTCTCGCTGCAGCGGCGCTACGGCTTTCCCCTGACGATATCGTCGGGTGCACGCTCGATCCTCGAGCAGCGATCGGTCCGCGAGGTCCGGGGCCTCTGTGCGCTCTTCGGCATGACGGGGGCGGAAGTGAGTGAAGCCCTCTCGTCCGTCGACCGGATCGTCGAACCGCACCGGCCCGTGAGGGTGGTCCGATGA
- a CDS encoding 4Fe-4S cluster-binding domain-containing protein: protein MAEAERTQLPGYVRLSRSGELEERARRAHEVLRDCVVCPQECHVNRIEGEEGFCRTGLLPKVSSYSPHFGEEPPLVGRNGSGTIFFSGCNMRCEFCQNFEISQCGVGHAVSCEDLAGIMLRLQERRCHNINLVSPSHVVPQILRAVALAAPRGLNVPLVYNSGGYDAVETLRLLDGVIDIYMPDAKYGRDDVALELSHAPGYTGRMQAALKEMHRQVGDLTIRDGLAVRGMIIRHLVLPGNLANSEIVMKFIADELSRDSYVNVMAQYHPAWRASEGGRSPVLAALQRPITAREYRYAIDCAKENGLSRGFP, encoded by the coding sequence ATGGCAGAAGCAGAACGAACCCAGCTACCCGGGTACGTACGCCTGTCCCGGAGCGGCGAACTGGAGGAGCGGGCGCGGCGGGCGCACGAGGTGCTCCGCGACTGTGTCGTCTGCCCCCAGGAGTGCCACGTGAATCGTATCGAGGGCGAAGAGGGGTTCTGCCGGACCGGCCTCCTGCCGAAGGTCTCGAGTTACAGCCCGCATTTCGGTGAAGAGCCCCCGCTTGTGGGGAGGAACGGATCGGGGACGATATTCTTCTCCGGCTGCAACATGCGGTGCGAGTTCTGCCAGAACTTCGAGATCAGCCAGTGCGGGGTCGGCCACGCGGTCTCGTGCGAAGACCTCGCCGGGATCATGCTCCGCCTGCAGGAACGCCGGTGTCACAACATCAACCTCGTTTCCCCCTCGCACGTCGTCCCCCAGATCCTTCGTGCGGTCGCCCTCGCCGCCCCCCGGGGCCTCAACGTCCCCCTGGTCTATAACAGCGGGGGCTACGACGCCGTGGAGACCCTGCGGCTCCTCGACGGCGTCATCGACATCTACATGCCGGACGCGAAGTACGGGCGGGACGACGTGGCGCTGGAACTCTCCCATGCCCCCGGCTATACCGGTCGCATGCAGGCCGCCCTGAAAGAGATGCACCGGCAGGTCGGGGACCTGACGATCAGGGACGGTCTTGCGGTGCGGGGCATGATCATCAGGCACCTGGTGCTCCCAGGAAACCTCGCGAACAGCGAGATCGTGATGAAGTTCATCGCCGACGAACTGTCGCGGGACTCCTACGTGAACGTCATGGCGCAGTACCACCCGGCATGGAGGGCATCCGAAGGGGGGAGAAGCCCGGTGCTTGCGGCGCTGCAGCGCCCGATCACGGCGCGGGAGTACCGGTATGCCATCGACTGCGCAAAGGAGAACGGTCTCTCAAGGGGGTTCCCGTGA
- a CDS encoding HEAT repeat domain-containing protein: MTQSIPPEPEDDRLNSRDLQILISRLSDPDKAVRVEAMRGLVALGRPAIPACIALLQNDDWKVRYRAAEVLGLIGDGEAYASLIAALDDEKDHVRYMAAKGLGLLVDPRAVARLRLMQRDENEFVQRSAARSLGMIGGEDAVLALRAALEGEATEGVRAAILEALHDAENDGRERSERQEFEHR; this comes from the coding sequence ATGACTCAGAGTATACCCCCTGAACCGGAAGACGATCGTTTGAATAGCCGGGACCTGCAGATTCTCATCTCAAGGCTCTCCGACCCGGACAAGGCGGTGCGGGTGGAAGCGATGCGCGGACTCGTGGCGCTCGGGCGACCGGCCATACCCGCCTGTATTGCCCTGCTGCAGAACGACGACTGGAAGGTGCGCTATCGTGCGGCGGAGGTCCTCGGGCTGATCGGCGACGGCGAGGCGTATGCGTCTCTCATCGCTGCCCTCGACGACGAAAAGGACCATGTCCGCTACATGGCGGCGAAGGGGCTCGGGCTGCTCGTCGATCCCCGGGCGGTTGCACGCCTTCGCCTCATGCAACGCGATGAGAACGAGTTCGTGCAGCGGAGTGCTGCCCGATCCCTCGGCATGATCGGCGGCGAGGATGCGGTTCTGGCGCTGCGTGCCGCCCTGGAGGGTGAGGCGACGGAAGGCGTCCGGGCGGCGATCCTCGAGGCGCTCCACGATGCGGAAAACGACGGGCGGGAGCGTAGCGAGCGGCAGGAGTTCGAGCACCGTTAG
- a CDS encoding 50S ribosomal protein L37ae: MANRKQRAKGRVVGSSGRFGPRYGRFIRKRVNQIEKVSRASHVCPRCDQDAVKREGTGIWSCRKCGFKFAGGSYVPETPAMRVAARSIERSLQKEG, translated from the coding sequence ATGGCAAATCGCAAACAGAGAGCCAAGGGCAGGGTAGTCGGAAGTTCCGGACGTTTCGGTCCGAGGTATGGCCGGTTTATCCGGAAGAGAGTGAACCAGATCGAGAAGGTCTCCCGTGCGAGCCACGTCTGCCCGCGTTGCGACCAGGACGCGGTCAAGCGCGAGGGAACGGGTATCTGGTCGTGCCGCAAGTGCGGGTTTAAGTTTGCAGGCGGCAGCTATGTTCCGGAGACGCCGGCGATGCGCGTCGCTGCACGGAGCATCGAGCGCTCGCTGCAGAAGGAGGGTTAA
- a CDS encoding DUF99 family protein, producing MHVAKSGLRALGIAESYSGREQSTLAGVVIRKDLRIDGAAFARVTVGGSDATDAVIGIFTGLARRDINLLMISGSVIAWYNIIDPAAVQDATGLPVIIVTYEESEGLEEEIRRHFPDDAGRLAAYRRLGGRIPVLLHSGYTLFIRPYGLSPRDAARLCNDFTREGRVPEPVRVARLIARGVVRSSAPDDHDR from the coding sequence ATGCACGTAGCCAAATCGGGGCTCCGTGCTCTCGGTATCGCCGAGAGTTATTCGGGGCGGGAGCAGTCCACCCTTGCCGGCGTCGTCATCCGAAAGGACCTCCGGATCGACGGGGCGGCATTCGCCCGGGTGACCGTCGGCGGATCGGACGCCACCGATGCGGTCATCGGGATCTTCACCGGTCTTGCCCGCCGGGACATCAACCTCCTGATGATCAGCGGGAGCGTCATCGCCTGGTACAACATCATCGACCCGGCGGCGGTGCAGGACGCGACCGGTCTTCCCGTCATCATCGTCACCTACGAAGAGTCGGAGGGGCTCGAAGAGGAGATCCGCCGTCACTTCCCGGACGATGCCGGGAGACTCGCGGCATACCGGCGGCTCGGCGGCCGGATTCCGGTTCTGCTGCATTCCGGGTATACGCTCTTCATCCGCCCCTATGGCCTCTCCCCGAGGGATGCTGCAAGGCTCTGCAACGACTTCACGCGTGAAGGCAGAGTGCCCGAACCGGTCAGGGTGGCGCGGCTCATCGCCCGGGGCGTCGTGAGGTCGTCAGCCCCTGACGACCATGACCGTTGA
- a CDS encoding DNA-directed RNA polymerase subunit P, which produces MAAYKCARCKQKVEIDVNIRCPYCGHRILFKERGAAIKDLKAR; this is translated from the coding sequence GTGGCTGCCTATAAGTGCGCTCGTTGTAAACAAAAAGTCGAAATCGACGTCAATATACGCTGTCCCTACTGTGGACACCGCATCCTCTTCAAGGAACGCGGCGCCGCAATAAAAGACCTGAAGGCTCGATGA
- a CDS encoding prefoldin subunit beta has protein sequence MENIPPKVQNQLAMLQQMQQQLQTVVSQKAQYELTIREARRAVEDLADVSEDAAVFMNVGSVMMQKNKEQVLASLNERIETLELRVKSLEKQEKALQGRFEQLSSQIRGALEGKQQPSGPA, from the coding sequence ATGGAAAACATCCCACCGAAAGTACAGAACCAGCTGGCGATGCTTCAGCAGATGCAGCAGCAGCTGCAGACCGTGGTCTCACAGAAAGCGCAGTACGAACTGACGATCCGCGAAGCCAGGCGGGCGGTCGAGGATCTGGCCGACGTCTCCGAGGATGCGGCGGTCTTCATGAACGTCGGCAGCGTCATGATGCAGAAGAACAAGGAGCAGGTGCTTGCTTCCTTAAACGAGCGCATCGAGACGCTCGAACTCCGGGTTAAGTCGCTCGAGAAACAGGAGAAGGCCCTGCAGGGCAGGTTCGAACAATTATCCTCACAGATCAGGGGAGCGCTGGAAGGAAAACAGCAGCCTTCCGGCCCCGCCTGA
- a CDS encoding KEOPS complex subunit Pcc1: MMHTAVFRFTTGDARALYHSVRQEMGDVGGRSSARVRLADDDTLVLEVTATDIPALRAALNTWLRLITIAVEMREIAAPGDDCPRAA; encoded by the coding sequence ATGATGCATACGGCGGTCTTCCGGTTCACCACCGGCGATGCCCGTGCCCTCTACCACTCCGTCCGTCAGGAGATGGGCGACGTGGGGGGCCGGTCGTCGGCCCGTGTAAGGCTCGCGGACGACGATACGCTCGTCCTCGAGGTGACCGCCACCGATATACCCGCGCTCCGTGCGGCCCTCAACACCTGGCTGCGGCTGATCACCATAGCAGTCGAGATGCGGGAGATCGCCGCCCCGGGGGATGATTGTCCCCGGGCGGCCTGA
- a CDS encoding universal stress protein: protein MFKSILVAVDGSEIGHRALEEALAVARVMDASVHAIHVVQTGTYPTLILSELEPPDIAQQALLDALDREANEFLADAEREAAAAGIRMTVYKRWGHPGAEITALAQELGADLTVVGSHGRGRLDRFFLGSVSSYVVDHATSTVMVVRG from the coding sequence ATGTTCAAATCGATACTCGTGGCGGTCGACGGGTCGGAGATCGGTCACCGGGCGCTCGAAGAGGCCCTGGCCGTCGCCCGCGTCATGGATGCCTCCGTGCATGCCATACACGTCGTCCAGACCGGCACGTATCCCACGCTGATCTTGAGCGAGCTTGAACCGCCGGATATCGCCCAGCAGGCGCTCCTCGATGCACTCGACCGGGAGGCAAATGAGTTCCTCGCCGATGCGGAACGGGAGGCGGCCGCCGCCGGTATCCGGATGACCGTCTACAAGCGCTGGGGGCACCCGGGAGCGGAGATCACCGCGCTTGCACAGGAACTCGGCGCCGACCTGACCGTGGTCGGGTCGCACGGCAGGGGCCGACTCGACCGTTTCTTCCTCGGAAGCGTCAGTTCCTACGTCGTCGATCATGCGACGTCAACGGTCATGGTCGTCAGGGGCTGA
- a CDS encoding ribosome assembly factor SBDS, giving the protein MIPLDQAVVARLESYGERFEVLVDPDQAMRIRQGEDVDLEEVVAADSVFSNAAHAERASDEALLKVFKTTEFEPAALRIIKKGEIHLTSEQRRHLIAEKRNRVVTFISRNAVNPQSGFPHPPQRIELAMEEARVSIDPFKSVEEQVKEVVKALRPILPIRFEEVRIAVKIPADYTARAYEIKTAGTLEQDEWQKDGSWIGVVRIPAGIQEEFYDLVNKISRGNAETRIIERMS; this is encoded by the coding sequence ATGATACCCCTGGACCAGGCAGTCGTAGCGCGGCTTGAGAGCTACGGAGAGCGGTTTGAAGTGCTTGTCGACCCCGATCAGGCCATGCGCATCCGGCAGGGGGAGGACGTCGACCTGGAGGAGGTTGTTGCTGCCGACTCCGTCTTCTCGAACGCCGCCCATGCCGAGCGGGCCTCCGACGAGGCTCTCCTGAAGGTCTTCAAGACGACCGAGTTCGAACCGGCCGCGCTCCGGATCATCAAGAAGGGAGAGATCCATCTCACATCCGAACAGCGCCGCCACCTTATTGCAGAGAAGCGGAACCGGGTCGTCACGTTCATCTCAAGGAACGCCGTCAATCCGCAGTCCGGGTTCCCTCACCCGCCGCAGCGCATCGAGCTTGCCATGGAAGAGGCGAGGGTGAGCATCGATCCCTTCAAATCCGTCGAGGAGCAGGTCAAAGAGGTGGTCAAAGCACTCCGCCCCATTCTCCCCATCCGGTTCGAGGAGGTCCGCATCGCCGTGAAGATTCCGGCGGATTATACCGCGAGGGCCTACGAGATCAAGACCGCGGGGACGCTCGAACAGGACGAGTGGCAGAAGGATGGTTCCTGGATTGGGGTCGTCAGGATTCCGGCAGGCATCCAGGAAGAGTTCTACGACCTGGTTAACAAGATCTCCAGGGGAAATGCGGAGACCCGGATCATCGAACGCATGTCGTGA
- a CDS encoding PP2C family protein-serine/threonine phosphatase — protein MQVRRESGPRYAAMSDTGGRERNEDAYFTGRVNGYHVFAVADGLGGHACGEVASRMAVEILEETAGEELPATGPAEVLERAFERINAAIFDYNRENSLNAGTTLSAVIVGESGRCWIGTVGDSRTHIVTPSSVWHTRDQSYVQGLVASGVISPAEAMLHPRKNVLTQALGLAARVQVDLDEQELAGGVLVISSDGLHDYVPESVIREIVTANDPDTACRRLIAAARDAASTDNTTVIVARA, from the coding sequence GTGCAGGTGAGGAGAGAGTCGGGACCCCGGTACGCGGCGATGAGCGATACCGGGGGTCGGGAACGGAATGAGGACGCTTACTTTACCGGCCGGGTCAATGGGTATCACGTATTCGCCGTCGCGGACGGGCTCGGGGGGCATGCCTGCGGAGAGGTTGCAAGCAGGATGGCAGTCGAGATCCTTGAAGAGACCGCAGGCGAGGAGCTCCCGGCGACCGGGCCTGCCGAAGTGCTCGAACGCGCATTCGAGCGCATCAACGCCGCAATATTCGATTATAACAGGGAGAACAGCCTGAACGCAGGAACGACGCTCTCGGCGGTGATCGTCGGTGAGTCGGGCAGGTGCTGGATCGGCACGGTGGGCGACAGCAGGACGCATATCGTCACGCCGTCGTCGGTCTGGCATACGCGCGACCAGAGTTACGTCCAGGGCCTGGTGGCATCGGGAGTCATCTCCCCTGCCGAGGCGATGCTCCACCCGAGAAAGAACGTCCTGACACAGGCGCTCGGGCTCGCAGCCCGGGTGCAGGTCGACCTCGACGAACAGGAACTCGCCGGAGGAGTCCTCGTCATCAGTTCGGACGGGCTTCACGACTACGTCCCGGAGAGCGTCATCCGGGAGATCGTGACGGCAAACGACCCCGATACGGCATGCCGGAGACTGATCGCTGCCGCAAGGGACGCGGCAAGCACCGACAACACCACGGTGATCGTCGCTCGAGCCTAA
- a CDS encoding type IV pilin has protein sequence MGWSIRARPPRAARRAPHPSGSRGALVRRTKAGESALSDTHGTFLMVAVTIILAALVLLLLLAMVPSWSWTEPGEPPIVITGIAHTSEDTGELTYASRVTLKNNGTTVYENDCLRAVFYKNGQKVCIVQTLNGHLLISSHHYGVRFLEGDGCRTSYWNPGEEMTADLSDGTFYPGVEVTVEIVDKRDGKVVSKHAVRA, from the coding sequence ATGGGATGGAGTATTAGGGCCAGGCCGCCCCGCGCCGCGCGGAGGGCGCCGCACCCCTCCGGCTCACGGGGAGCCCTCGTAAGGCGGACGAAAGCGGGCGAAAGCGCTCTCTCGGATACGCACGGCACGTTCCTGATGGTTGCCGTAACCATCATCCTTGCCGCTCTCGTCCTGCTGCTGCTGCTCGCGATGGTCCCGTCCTGGTCGTGGACGGAGCCCGGAGAGCCCCCGATCGTCATCACCGGGATTGCGCACACGAGCGAGGATACCGGGGAGCTGACCTATGCAAGCAGGGTCACCCTCAAGAACAACGGCACTACGGTCTACGAGAACGACTGCCTGAGAGCAGTCTTCTACAAGAACGGCCAGAAAGTCTGCATCGTCCAGACCTTAAACGGCCACCTCCTCATCTCGTCGCACCACTACGGGGTGAGGTTCCTCGAGGGCGACGGCTGCCGCACCTCCTACTGGAACCCGGGCGAGGAGATGACGGCGGACCTCTCCGACGGAACCTTCTACCCGGGAGTCGAGGTCACGGTGGAGATCGTGGATAAACGCGACGGGAAGGTGGTCTCGAAACATGCGGTCAGGGCATGA
- the psmA gene encoding archaeal proteasome endopeptidase complex subunit alpha: MQPQYQMGYDRAITVFSPDGRLYQVEYAREAVKRGTTAVGIKCSEGVVLIVDKRVTSRLLEPVSIEKIFKIDTHIGVASSGLVGDARSLVDRARVESQINRVSYNEPINVEILAKKLCDHMQTYTQFGGARPYGTALLIAGVSDGEARLFETDPSGTLLEYKATGIGTGRPAVMKVFEDEYQEDADFAGAIKLGIKALHAATEGKLDVSAIEIGVVSIETREFRKLEKDEVKIYVDQFEE, translated from the coding sequence ATGCAACCACAATATCAGATGGGATACGACCGGGCGATCACGGTGTTCAGCCCGGACGGAAGGCTTTACCAGGTCGAGTACGCCAGAGAAGCGGTGAAAAGGGGCACGACAGCCGTCGGAATCAAGTGCAGCGAAGGCGTCGTGCTGATCGTTGATAAAAGGGTGACGTCCCGTCTCCTCGAACCGGTCTCCATCGAGAAGATCTTCAAGATCGACACGCATATCGGTGTGGCGTCCTCCGGCCTCGTCGGCGATGCGCGGTCCCTCGTGGACAGGGCCCGGGTCGAGTCCCAGATCAACCGGGTCTCCTACAACGAGCCGATCAACGTCGAGATCCTGGCCAAAAAACTCTGCGACCACATGCAGACCTACACCCAGTTCGGCGGGGCGCGCCCTTACGGGACCGCTCTCCTGATCGCAGGGGTCAGCGACGGGGAGGCCCGGTTGTTCGAGACCGATCCGAGCGGCACGCTGCTCGAGTACAAGGCGACGGGGATCGGCACGGGCCGGCCTGCGGTCATGAAGGTCTTCGAGGACGAGTACCAGGAAGATGCGGACTTCGCCGGCGCCATCAAACTCGGTATCAAAGCCCTGCATGCCGCGACAGAGGGTAAGCTCGACGTGAGCGCCATCGAGATCGGCGTCGTCTCCATCGAGACCCGGGAGTTCCGGAAGCTGGAGAAGGACGAAGTGAAGATTTACGTCGACCAGTTCGAAGAGTGA
- a CDS encoding 2-isopropylmalate synthase: MKRTVFFTDSRAKKNVTVFDTTLRDGEQTPGISFTLEEKLGIAEQLSGIGVHAIEAGFPASSDAERQIVKAIKGLGLPTQVCGLARSLPADVDACIDCDVDMVHVFIPTSDVQREYTIKKTREQVLETTGEIIAYTRDHIGRCMFSAMDATRTDPDYLIEVYRIAVDAGATIINVPDTVGVITPTAMKRLIERIDREVNCPIDVHCHNDFGLAVANTIAAVESGASQVQVTVNGLGERAGNADLAQTVMALSSIYGIDTGIRTTSLVETSRLVSRYAGMSIPATQPIVGENAFAHESGIHSHGVITRSDTFEPGIMTPEMVGHRRRLKLGKHAGRHAVRQMLAEVHMDPADAQLDEIVLRVKAIAGKGKRVTDADLYEIAESVMQLAPDEKTLKLQDVAIMTGNHVIPTASVRATVDGVEHSFSSIGNGPVDAAVRAILGIIPAPVHLKEFNIEAISGGTDALGHVTIAVEDEQGRVFDASASSDDIILASVEAVINAINLVCRTRKNDREREE; this comes from the coding sequence CTGAAGCGTACTGTCTTCTTCACCGATAGCCGTGCGAAAAAGAACGTCACTGTTTTCGACACCACACTGCGCGACGGTGAACAAACGCCGGGCATCTCCTTCACGCTGGAAGAGAAACTCGGTATTGCTGAACAGCTCTCCGGAATAGGAGTCCACGCCATCGAAGCGGGCTTTCCCGCATCCTCCGATGCCGAACGCCAGATCGTCAAGGCCATAAAAGGTCTCGGCCTCCCCACGCAGGTCTGCGGCCTTGCGCGGTCGCTCCCGGCCGACGTGGATGCGTGCATCGACTGCGACGTCGATATGGTCCATGTCTTCATCCCGACGTCCGACGTCCAGCGCGAGTACACCATCAAAAAGACCCGCGAACAGGTCCTCGAAACCACCGGCGAGATCATCGCGTATACCCGCGACCATATCGGCCGGTGCATGTTCTCCGCGATGGACGCCACGAGGACCGACCCCGATTACCTGATAGAGGTATACCGCATTGCGGTGGACGCCGGGGCCACGATCATCAACGTGCCCGACACGGTCGGCGTGATCACCCCGACGGCCATGAAACGCCTCATCGAACGGATCGACCGGGAGGTGAACTGCCCGATCGACGTCCACTGCCACAACGACTTCGGGCTTGCGGTGGCGAACACCATCGCAGCGGTCGAGAGCGGCGCCTCCCAGGTGCAGGTGACGGTGAACGGCCTCGGCGAGCGGGCGGGAAACGCCGATCTCGCACAGACGGTGATGGCTCTATCCTCCATCTACGGGATCGACACCGGTATCCGGACGACGAGCCTTGTCGAGACCTCACGGCTTGTCTCGCGCTACGCGGGGATGAGCATCCCCGCCACGCAGCCGATCGTCGGCGAGAACGCTTTCGCCCACGAGAGCGGGATCCATTCCCACGGCGTCATCACCCGGTCGGATACGTTCGAGCCCGGGATCATGACGCCGGAGATGGTCGGCCACCGGCGCAGGCTGAAACTCGGCAAACACGCCGGCAGGCATGCGGTCAGGCAGATGCTCGCCGAGGTGCACATGGATCCCGCGGACGCCCAGTTAGACGAGATCGTCCTGCGGGTGAAGGCGATTGCCGGCAAGGGCAAGCGGGTGACGGACGCGGATCTCTATGAGATCGCCGAAAGCGTCATGCAGCTCGCGCCCGACGAAAAGACCCTGAAACTCCAGGATGTCGCCATCATGACCGGCAACCACGTGATCCCGACAGCCAGTGTCCGGGCAACGGTCGACGGAGTCGAGCATTCCTTCTCGAGCATCGGCAACGGCCCGGTGGACGCGGCCGTGCGGGCGATCCTCGGGATCATCCCGGCCCCGGTTCACCTGAAGGAGTTCAATATCGAGGCAATCTCCGGGGGCACCGATGCACTGGGGCACGTTACTATCGCCGTCGAGGACGAGCAGGGCCGGGTCTTCGATGCCAGCGCCTCAAGCGACGACATCATCCTCGCATCCGTCGAGGCAGTGATCAACGCGATCAACCTCGTCTGCCGGACGCGAAAAAATGACCGCGAGCGGGAGGAGTGA
- a CDS encoding transglutaminase domain-containing protein, translating into MSGDRNHQHRIPLGKVIVILVVLGIAAIWGGQIVSSVGTTVTGTLEASGLSSPEISNETLEKGPKTINYQYVLRGKTGLIRFDAYRGVNDYLSTKYPTPFRIERDYWIQFINESIQDRYLKQLAENIRAAEADRENQVRAAISMVQKIEYADYSYDTAAKYPYHVLYHENGDCDEKSLLLAYLLRDLGYGVAVFEFEQESHMAVGIKAPDRYCYGKTGYAFIETTIPSIPTDAGGEYGGTGEKLTSNPKVFVVADGDSFEGIWREHADAAEWNKIRGMGPELDQYTYGRYRNLAQSYGMEY; encoded by the coding sequence ATGTCCGGCGACCGGAACCATCAGCACAGAATCCCTCTCGGCAAGGTGATCGTCATTCTTGTCGTCCTCGGCATAGCCGCCATCTGGGGCGGGCAGATCGTCTCGTCGGTAGGAACGACGGTCACCGGGACGCTTGAAGCGTCGGGCCTCAGTTCACCGGAGATCTCCAACGAAACCCTGGAGAAAGGACCAAAGACCATCAACTACCAGTATGTTCTCCGCGGCAAAACGGGCCTGATCCGGTTTGATGCCTACCGGGGGGTAAACGACTATCTGTCCACGAAGTATCCTACCCCGTTCCGCATCGAACGCGATTACTGGATCCAGTTTATCAATGAAAGCATCCAGGACCGGTACCTGAAGCAGCTGGCCGAGAACATCCGGGCTGCCGAGGCCGACCGCGAGAACCAGGTGCGGGCCGCGATCAGCATGGTGCAGAAGATCGAGTACGCCGATTACTCGTACGATACGGCAGCCAAGTATCCGTACCACGTGCTCTATCACGAGAACGGGGACTGCGACGAGAAGTCGCTCCTGCTCGCCTACCTTCTCCGTGACCTGGGGTACGGCGTCGCGGTCTTTGAGTTCGAGCAGGAATCGCATATGGCCGTGGGCATCAAGGCGCCCGACCGGTACTGCTACGGGAAGACCGGGTACGCGTTCATCGAGACCACGATACCGTCCATCCCGACCGATGCCGGAGGGGAATACGGGGGGACCGGAGAGAAGCTGACATCGAACCCGAAGGTCTTCGTCGTGGCGGACGGAGACTCCTTCGAGGGGATCTGGCGGGAGCATGCCGACGCCGCCGAGTGGAACAAGATACGGGGCATGGGCCCCGAACTGGACCAGTACACATACGGCCGTTACCGGAACCTGGCTCAGTCGTATGGGATGGAGTATTAG